In the Desulfomonilaceae bacterium genome, CAGGCGGTGGGTCGACCTGGACATTTCGTTCTTGCTCCTGGAGCGTCTATTGCGTATATGTAACCGCTTTCCTCTCTTTTCCCTTTGTTTCCAGAGGGTTAAACACGGTTACACTTCGGTTGCAAATGGTTACACATCCTTTTTTTGTAACCACTTCCCGATTTATCTCTATAATAACAGCTTGTTATGCTGTTTCAGGGCATTCGCACAGGTTGATGGGAACATGTAACCACCCTGTAACCCCTCTTAATATATTGATACTATTATATATTATTATACAACCGGTTACAAAGGGATAGTATATAATCAAAGTGATCAATGACAATAGAATCCACGACAGACCCGATGCGAAACATGAAAAACCCGGGGTTCCGCTCGCTTTGGTAGTTAATAGCGCCACCTCGAAGAAAACATCCCTCGATCCAGGCATGGCGTGACGGTATCACTTAAACTTATCTGTAAAAATAATCCTCTGGTCTATCCACTGAATTAATTCATCAAAAGCCATTTTGTTCTCGGCTATGGAAAGAGCCACATTCACAATTTTCTTGCTGGTAATATCTTTCAGATCTACTCAAATGTCGACGATGAATCTCTATGAGGTCGGAGAACTCCAGATACTTTATAACTTGGCTAGTTTCTTCCACGCTGACCGGTATTTTTTGAGAATGTTTTCAAGCATTTCATCTTGGGAAACTTTGTCATCGGCGTCTTGGTGGAAATGGTATTTCTCTGTTCAACATGACTTTCCTTGTTCTCCGATGTTTGTTTTCAAAAACTGGGGTGAGCTGAATGCCTTCTTTTCAAACATTATCAGCGTCCCACAATGTGTTTTCATACAAGAAGAGCGAACCCACAGCCATCAATTGGGAGAATTAAATTCATGTTCAGGATACTTGACAATGGTGTTCTTAAGTGACACCATAAAGCATGAATAGCAAACAGCGTCAAACACTGGAGGATGTTTTCTTTCACCCTGTCCGATCAGGAATCCGATGGGAGGATATCGAAAACCTGCTGATAGCTGTAGGCGCTACCATTAAAGAGGCGGAAGGCTCAAGAATAACTGTTACACTCAACGAAGTGTACGCCGTATTTCACAGGCCCCACCCTCGACCAACAACTGACAAGGGGGCCGTGAAAAGTGTAAGACGTTTCTTGATCAACGCGGGAGTGAGTCCAGATGAATATACTTAGGTACAAGGGGTATGTTGGAGTTTTCGATTTTGACCCTGAAGCCAAACTGTTTCATGGTGACGTAGTCGGCATCCGGGATGTGGTGACATTCCAAGGCCAGTCCGTGACGGAATTGGAGCAGGCGCTTAAAGACTCTGTGGACATCTATCTAAAGCTATGTAACGAGACAGGGAAGAAACCTGACAAGCCTTACTCTGGTGAAATTAAGCTCCGCCTAGGACAGGAACTTCATAGGGAGGTGGCTACCGCAGCAGCGCTGTCAGGTTTGAGCCTCAACGCATGGATGAAAAAGGCGCTTGAACGACAGGCTCAAGAAACTTTGGGAGAGTAGACTCAACCCTTCTCTTACTCGTTCTTCTGAACCAACTCAGCAATCGGAAACGAACCTTACCATGTTGACCTCGCCATAAAAACAAAATGAATTGATGTCTTATAACGTTCGGGGGCAAACATCATTTCAGCAGCTTCGTTTAACGGATTATTCCTTATGGCTGTTCTGGGGCGATTCAGCCATAGCCTTGCATACCCACCTGTGACGGCTCTGGCCTACGACCGCCGCCGTCACCTTCAAAACGAAATATGATTGTCAGGGAAACAGGGTATTCGGAAAAAAGTTTCTATAAATAAAAAGGCCCTTCAGGGCC is a window encoding:
- a CDS encoding type II toxin-antitoxin system HicA family toxin — its product is MNSKQRQTLEDVFFHPVRSGIRWEDIENLLIAVGATIKEAEGSRITVTLNEVYAVFHRPHPRPTTDKGAVKSVRRFLINAGVSPDEYT
- a CDS encoding type II toxin-antitoxin system HicB family antitoxin, with protein sequence MNILRYKGYVGVFDFDPEAKLFHGDVVGIRDVVTFQGQSVTELEQALKDSVDIYLKLCNETGKKPDKPYSGEIKLRLGQELHREVATAAALSGLSLNAWMKKALERQAQETLGE